The DNA window CAACGAAGGCTTGTCGGCCAACGGGTACCAGGCCAGCGACGTTGACCTGCTCGTACCGCATCAGGCCAATATTCGTATCTCTGAATACGTCCGGCAGCAAATGGGCCTGCCCGAAGACAAAGTATTCAACAACATTCAGCAGTACGGTAACACGACAGCCGCATCGATCCCCATTGCCCTTACCGAAGCCTTCGAGCAAGGTCGTGTCAAGCCCGGCGATCTGATTTGCCTCGCTGCCTTCGGTAGCGGCTTCACCTGGGGGTCGGCGCTAATTAAATGGTAGAATGCCTGAGTGATAGAATGATTGAATGGGCTGGTGCAACCAAGAGAGTTTGCGCCAGCCCATTCAATCATTCTATCACTCAGGCACTCAATAATTCCCAATTGACAGCATAACCAACGTGCAGGCTTCGATCGGCTCTATGCCCACCTGCTGCAATTCCTTCTCAAATTCCGGGTTCTCCGTGCCGGGGTTAAAAATAACCCGGCGAGGCTTCAGCGCCTTTACATACTCATACAGATTGGCCTGATTGCGCGTACCAACGTACAACGTCACCGTATCGACATCATTCAGCGCAGGTTGCCCGGTCTGAATCGAGCGCCCCTCTATCGTGCCCGGCCGGAGCCCCACCAGTTCGACTTCATGCCCATGCCGTAGCAAACTTCGGGCAGCCTGATTTGCATACCGGCCTACGTTCTCCGTTGCGCCGATCACAACCGTTTTTCTATGATTCACATTCATCTATCTGCTGTAGTCTAAATTGGACTCCCTTATCTTTCTGTCTTAAACAGGGCGTTTCTTCCACGGGTTCTCGACTACTAATCGAAAATTATTTTTGTTTATATTCACTTAAACGAGATATGTTATTTTTGACCCTGAATATGACACTGAGTGCTGCATAAAGTATACTAAAGTCATTTTATTGTACTATATCCGTATATCTTAGACTAATTACAGTACGGCGGTCATTATTTCTGTTTAGGTTTTATATTAAAAATGTAAACAAAAAACTTAATCTCAAGTAAAATCATTAACGTGCATTGTTGAACATTTTCAGGTAGTCATACTATGAGTGACCGGAGAAACCAGAACTTCTGGAATGAAAAGTGGGTACCCATCGCTTTCGATGAAGTAGAAAACCCACCTCGTTATCAGGTATCAAACTATGGGCGGCTACGCAGCTTTCAGGCCGGCGCGCGCAGCAAAGCCGGTGACGAAAAGCAAGCAGTGACCGGCACCATTATAAAAGGGTCGACCATTCAGGGCTATAAGTCGTTGAACATACGCGCTGAGGGCAAGACGCTGAATCGCTACGTTCACAAACTAGTGGCCGAGCATTTCTGCGATGCGAAAAACGCAGACAACACCTTCGTTATCCATCTTGATTTCGATAAGCAAAACAACTTCTACCAGAACCTGAAATGGGTGACGAAAGAAGACATGATCGAGCACAACCGGCAGAACCCGAACCTTAAAGACCGAACGGTGAAGCGGGCGACGAGCAATTATAAATTGACGGAGAGCAAAGTCAAGATCATCAAAAAACTGCTGCGAAACGACAAGAACCGGCTGAAGATGATCGCCAAGCAATTTGGCATCACCCATACACAACTCAACCGGATTCGGTCGGGCGAAAACTGGAAACACGTTCAGATCGACGAAGTACAGGTTATGAACGAGCCAAAAGTTAAACAGCTGGAACTGACCCGTTAATCAAACGGGCCTTGCAATAGGGGTTGGCACTTCTGCTATCGGCAACGATATAAAGAAGGAAGTGCCAACCCCTTCTGTTGTTTCAAACCAGATGTTTCCACCGGCGTGTTCGACACCCCGCTTGGCAATGGCGAGACCAAGCCCGGAACCGCCCCGTTTGGTACTGAAGTTCGGCAGAAATACCTTAGCCTGAATAGCTTCGGGGATACCGGCACCGTTGTCGTGTAGCTCGATACGTACGGACTCTTCGTGTGTGTACACCCGCAACTCAATCGTAGGCTTGCGGTCGGCGGGTACCGATTGAATTGCGTTGATGAGCAGGTTCGTCAGGATTCGCCCAATAAGTTGCCGATCCCCGATTACCATCAGTGGCCCATTGGCAATCTGCCGGCTCAGACTAATCCGCTGATCGTCGGCGTACAGGTCAGCCGCTTTGTTGATAACCGACGTTACTTCGAACGTCTCGTTCTTCGGCATCGGCATCTTGGCGAAGTCAGAAAACGAGGTCGCAATGTCGCTCAGGTTATCAATCTGATCGAGCAGCGAGTCGAACGTGCGTTGCATCACCCGGCGCGTAGTCGCATCGTTGGCTGGGCGGGCAGTGGCAGTGGCGGGTTGCATGCCGGGTAGTGTCCGCTGCAAATGCTGAAGCGTTAACTTCATAGGCGTCAGCGGATTTTTGATCTCGTGGGCCACTTGCTTCGCCATCTCCTGCCACGCCGACTGCTTCTCGGTCTGCGCCAGTGCCAGCTTGTTTTCCTGAAGTTTCTCCAGCATCCGATTATACTCCCGGATCAGCATACCGATCTCGTCGTCGGAGCGCCAGGGCAGGGTTTCGTTTAGCTGGTCGAGGTTTGTTTTGCTGATCTTTCCCGTCAGAATTTTCAGCGGTTTGGTCAGTAGGATTGATGCGAAATACGACAGGATCAGGAAGAACAGAAACAGGATCGTGAAGATGCTCAGCGCCGACGAAATCACCTCGATCAACTGCTGATCGAGTTCGGGCTGGGCGTAGAAATAAGGTACGCCCAGAATACCCAATAGCCGCCCATCGAACGACTTGATACTGGCGTAGGCGGTGCTGTACTGCTTCCGGCCTAGTGATTCGCTGAGCAGCACCTGATTCTCTTTTTCTTCGACTAGGTGAACGTATGCCTCCGGGTTTATCTGCTTTGAGAGGTAGCCACTTTCGTAGATCAGTGGGCGGGTCGAACTGTACAGGCGTCCCTGCGGATCATACAGATTCAGGTCTATACCAGCGTCACGGGCCAGTTTGCCCAGCTCTTCCTCGACCGATGCTTTGCTTCGCCGTTCGGTTTTGGCCTCGTCAAGCGCCGTAACCAGATTGGCAGCCACGTTGCGCGTATTAGTAACGTAGGTGTTTTCCTGGTTGGTGATGTAGTTGTTACTGATGACCGTCAGAATAATGACGATAACCAATACGAGCGGCAGGAAAAACGCCAGGTTCAACAGAATCTGAATCCGGGTCGAATAGTTGATGCTGAACCGCGACCGGCTGTAGTGAACCGCGTACAGGATAATGACGACGATGACGGTCAGTACCAGCAGCAGGTACAGGAACGAGAAATTGGAGAACGCATTCTTAAGTGGATACCCAACCGAAGACACCACGACCAACTGCCCACCTTTCCCCCACAAACCGACGTGACGCCCCTCGTTGACGACGATGCCCGTCTGGAACAGGGCCGGATCTGTCAGCATCGACAGGGGCATTCGGCGCTCGTAGTTATAGCTGCCCGCGCTGTACAGCAGTTTGGGCAGTGGTTTGCCACCCGGCCCCGGACCGCTGTAAATCGCGTAGCTGTATTCCGGCATGTCGGGCTGCTGAATAAAGCGCGTATCGACAAGTTGCTCCGGGTACGGGCTCTCCGGCCGTTCGTTCTGCAACCGAAAATCGATCACGACATACCCCAGCGTATCGGCGGTACGAACCGAATCGGCGGTGCCCCGAATCGGAATAAAACAGACGTACTGTTTAAAAGACTGCTGCGTTGCTTTGTTGAGCAGGTAGATACCCGGGTAAGCGGTCTGGTAGGTAGGCTGGCGGTACAGGTTGTTCAGGGCCGTCAGTCGGGTAGCGCCGGGCAGCACATCGGTAGGTTGCCCATTGGCCCGAAACGACATCACGTCAATGGTATACTTATCGAAGTACCGGTCCAGATACACGCCTTTTACCCGGGCCTGTATCTGCTGCCGCTGAAACTTCAGCGTGTCGTTGCGCAGGGTCTGGGCAATGTCGGTATCGGTGGCAATGGCCTTCTGGGCTTTACTCATCAGGAATTCGCCCAGTTCATCGTTCTCAGCCAAAATCCGACGCCCAAACGCCTGTTTCTGCGTCAGTTGCTTGTGTAACTCCTGTTGGTAAACGACGTAAGCGGTAGCAGCCGCCGAAACGAACGCAGCCAGAAACAGATAAATCGAGGTCTTGTACCGAAACATGTACAACGACCGTGGGAACTGATACCGGTACAGTAATAGCCAGTAAATACCGTTCAGAAATAGGACCGGCTCCATGGGCAGCCCCGCCACGTAGACCCACACAAACGATAGGCCCGTACCGATAATCAGCCACAGCAGACCGCCCCACCCCACCCGGTTGAACCGAACAAACAGGCTGGCCAGCAGATGCGTCAGCAGAAAATAGATTGTCGAGATTGAAATGAAGATCAGCAGACACGCCACTTTCAGGACTGTAAACTGAATGCTGAGCGTAATGTCGAGCGTGAACTGCGACTTCTCGTAAATGTTGTTGATTTCGGCGTAGCAAACTGTAAACACCGCATACCCCAGTATAACCAGCACGATCGACAGCCCCTGCCGCGCCCGGTCGGGCAGTTGCAGCAATCGGCTGTACTGCCAGGAGCGATAATAGTTATTGACCCAATACAGGGCCAGCATCAGCACCACAATCGAGTTGAGTAACAAATCGCCCAGCGACGGCACCAGCGCCGATGATTTGTAGAACCGGGAGTTAAACAAATCCGATTCGACGAACAGAAATGGTACCCCGAAATACAGCATCAGCGCCCGCAGCACGAGCAGGTAA is part of the Spirosoma rhododendri genome and encodes:
- a CDS encoding CoA-binding protein; the encoded protein is MNVNHRKTVVIGATENVGRYANQAARSLLRHGHEVELVGLRPGTIEGRSIQTGQPALNDVDTVTLYVGTRNQANLYEYVKALKPRRVIFNPGTENPEFEKELQQVGIEPIEACTLVMLSIGNY
- a CDS encoding NUMOD4 domain-containing protein yields the protein MSDRRNQNFWNEKWVPIAFDEVENPPRYQVSNYGRLRSFQAGARSKAGDEKQAVTGTIIKGSTIQGYKSLNIRAEGKTLNRYVHKLVAEHFCDAKNADNTFVIHLDFDKQNNFYQNLKWVTKEDMIEHNRQNPNLKDRTVKRATSNYKLTESKVKIIKKLLRNDKNRLKMIAKQFGITHTQLNRIRSGENWKHVQIDEVQVMNEPKVKQLELTR
- a CDS encoding sensor histidine kinase, which produces MKRIEQHIFLVLAILAFALSVLCYWFLEQNAPGAADEQYLSAVQQRVKDEMRVSSDELQQMTTRLQQVPALTFRNLSSQSRFPYYIFQKKRGQAGPPSLLYWSDNQFIPDYNRIATITYPRLVSFDGGRYIVSRQRVIRNADTLNVFSLVNVYRQYRTDNSYLHSGYNPDLFATDPTAITDDRSKPYQVIYDNTPIFLFSVVPPKVLAYQNQTTPVNTIILAALSVIFLGLYVFQIMIQLQQARRYGWGFLWLATYLLVLRALMLYFGVPFLFVESDLFNSRFYKSSALVPSLGDLLLNSIVVLMLALYWVNNYYRSWQYSRLLQLPDRARQGLSIVLVILGYAVFTVCYAEINNIYEKSQFTLDITLSIQFTVLKVACLLIFISISTIYFLLTHLLASLFVRFNRVGWGGLLWLIIGTGLSFVWVYVAGLPMEPVLFLNGIYWLLLYRYQFPRSLYMFRYKTSIYLFLAAFVSAAATAYVVYQQELHKQLTQKQAFGRRILAENDELGEFLMSKAQKAIATDTDIAQTLRNDTLKFQRQQIQARVKGVYLDRYFDKYTIDVMSFRANGQPTDVLPGATRLTALNNLYRQPTYQTAYPGIYLLNKATQQSFKQYVCFIPIRGTADSVRTADTLGYVVIDFRLQNERPESPYPEQLVDTRFIQQPDMPEYSYAIYSGPGPGGKPLPKLLYSAGSYNYERRMPLSMLTDPALFQTGIVVNEGRHVGLWGKGGQLVVVSSVGYPLKNAFSNFSFLYLLLVLTVIVVIILYAVHYSRSRFSINYSTRIQILLNLAFFLPLVLVIVIILTVISNNYITNQENTYVTNTRNVAANLVTALDEAKTERRSKASVEEELGKLARDAGIDLNLYDPQGRLYSSTRPLIYESGYLSKQINPEAYVHLVEEKENQVLLSESLGRKQYSTAYASIKSFDGRLLGILGVPYFYAQPELDQQLIEVISSALSIFTILFLFFLILSYFASILLTKPLKILTGKISKTNLDQLNETLPWRSDDEIGMLIREYNRMLEKLQENKLALAQTEKQSAWQEMAKQVAHEIKNPLTPMKLTLQHLQRTLPGMQPATATARPANDATTRRVMQRTFDSLLDQIDNLSDIATSFSDFAKMPMPKNETFEVTSVINKAADLYADDQRISLSRQIANGPLMVIGDRQLIGRILTNLLINAIQSVPADRKPTIELRVYTHEESVRIELHDNGAGIPEAIQAKVFLPNFSTKRGGSGLGLAIAKRGVEHAGGNIWFETTEGVGTSFFISLPIAEVPTPIARPV